Proteins encoded together in one Triticum dicoccoides isolate Atlit2015 ecotype Zavitan chromosome 7B, WEW_v2.0, whole genome shotgun sequence window:
- the LOC119339988 gene encoding subtilisin-like protease SBT3.9, translating to MDSRTAFRSALLLLVTLLPLSANASSKLYIVYMGEKKHDDPSVVTASHHDMLTSVFGSKDEALRSIVYSYKHGFSGFAAMLTESQAETIAKFPEVVTVKPNIFHETHTTRSWDFLGLDHNQQPAQQPGLLKEAKYGEDVIVGVIDTGIWPESRSFDDNGYGPVPARWKGKCQTGQDFNATSCNRKIIGARWYGLGISDGVLNNNYKSPRDIDGHGTHVASTVAGGEVQGVSYGGLGMGVARGGAPRARLSIYKVCWLGGNCPEAAILAAIDDAIYDGVDVLSLSLGGAGHELPGTLHAVQRGISVVFSGMNDGPVPQTVSNTLPWVTTVAASTIDRSFPTLISLGNKEKLVGQSLHYNASLINDDFKGLVYAGSCDTESSLTLSNVTGKIVLCYQPAAANSMPPPQALPIAINLTIMAGAKGLIFAQYTTNLLDFLPLCKGVMPCVVVDFEIAHRIVSYWRSDKGNAVVKVSPAMTVVGKGVLSPRVASFSSRGPSMLFPSILKPDIAAPGVSILAAERNSYVFKSGTSMACPHVSAVTALLKSVHPGWSPAMIKSAMVTTASVTDRFGMPIQAEAVPRKLADPFDFGGGHIDPDRAIDPGLVYDMDSRVYNKFFNCTLGYLDGCESYYLNLNLPSIAVPDLKDRVMLRRTVTNVGPAEATYHLVVEAPAGIDVSVEPSVISFTKGSSRSATFMVTFTTRQRVQGGYTFGSLTWSDGSTHSVRLPVAVRTVVQDFVADTA from the exons ATGGATTCGAGAACAGCATTCCGCAGTGCTCTGCTACTGCTGGTGACACTGCTGCCTCTTTCAGCTAACGCGTCGAGCAAA CTCTACATCGTGTATATGGGGGAGAAGAAGCATGATGACCCGTCTGTGGTTACCGCGTCTCACCATGACATGCTAACCTCTGTTTTTGGGAG CAAGGATGAAGCCTTGAGGTCAATAGTTTATAGTTACAAGCATGGATTTTCTGGTTTCGCGGCGATGCTCACCGAGTCTCAGGCTGAGACAATCGCAA AATTCCCTGAAGTTGTCACCGTCAAGCCTAACATTTTTCATGAAACGCACACAACTCGGAGTTGGGACTTTCTTGGCCTTGACCATAACCAACAACCAGCACAACAACCGGGACTACTAAAAGAAGCAAAGTACGGTGAAGATGTCATCGTGGGTGTGATCGATACAG GCATATGGCCTGAATCACGAAGTTTTGATGACAATGGGTATGGCCCTGTGCCGGCACGGTGGAAAGGGAAATGCCAGACTGGTCAGGATTTCAACGCCACAAGTTGCAACAGAAAGATCATTGGTGCGCGCTGGTATGGTCTCGGCATCAGTGACGGGGTGCTAAACAACAACTACAAGTCCCCTAGGGACATTGACGGCCATGGCACGCATGTCGCCTCGACCGTCGCCGGCGGGGAAGTGCAGGGCGTGAGCTACGGAGGCCTAGGCATGGGCGTGGCACGCGGCGGGGCGCCACGTGCGCGGCTCAGTATCTACAAGGTTTGTTGGTTGGGTGGGAATTGCCCTGAAGCAGCGATCCTCGCGGCTATCGATGACGCCATATATGACGGTGTTGACGTCTTGTCACTCTCGCTTGGAGGGGCTGGTCACGAGTTACCCGGGACGCTACATGCTGTGCAAAGAGGGATTTCTGTCGTGTTTTCCGGAATGAATGATGGCCCTGTGCCGCAAACAGTGTCCAATACCCTTCCATGGGTTACCACGGTGGCCGCTAGCACGATTGACCGGTCTTTCCCGACCTTGATATCGCTCGGAAACAAAGAAAAGCTGGTG GGGCAATCTCTTCACTACAATGCATCTCTAATCAACGACGACTTTAAAGGCCTTGTTTATGCCGGGAG CTGTGACACCGAATCATCACTGACATTGAGCAACGTCACTGGTAAAATCGTCCTGTGCTATCAACCGGCAGCAGCGAATAGCATGCCGCCTCCACAAGCACTTCCCATAGCCATCAATCTCACCATCATGGCTGGCGCCAAGGGTCTCATATTTGCACAGTACACTACTAACCTCCTCGACTTCCTGCCTTTGTGTAAGGGCGTTATGCCCTGTGTAGTGGTGGATTTTGAGATCGCACACCGAATTGTCTCCTATTGGAGGTCAGACAAAGG GAATGCGGTGGTGAAAGTGTCACCCGCAATGACCGTTGTCGGGAAAGGGGTGTTGTCACCGAGGGTCGCCTCATTCTCGTCAAGAGGTCCAAGCATGTTGTTCCCTAGCATACTCAAG CCCGACATTGCTGCACCTGGCGTTAGCATCTTGGCAGCGGAGCGCAACTCCTACGTGTTCAAATCCGGGACATCCATGGCGTGCCCGCATGTCTCCGCTGTGACCGCACTGCTCAAGTCGGTTCACCCTGGCTGGTCACCTGCCATGATTAAGTCTGCCATGGTCACCACAG CATCTGTGACTGATCGTTTTGGCATGCCAATCCAAGCAGAAGCGGTCCCAAGGAAACTAGCCGACCCCTTCGACTTTGGTGGTGGACACATTGACCCAGATAGAGCCATTGACCCTGGCTTGGTTTATGACATGGATTCAAGGGTGTACAACAAGTTTTTCAACTGCACTCTTGGATATTTAGATGGCTGTGAGTCCTACTACCTCAATCTCAACCTCCCGTCAATTGCCGTGCCGGACCTCAAGGACCGTGTCATGCTTCGGCGCACTGTGACTAATGTTGGGCCAGCGGAAGCAACATATCATTTAGTGGTTGAAGCTCCAGCAGGGATAGATGTGTCCGTGGAACCATCTGTGATTAGTTTCACCAAAGGAAGCAGTAGAAGCGCAACATTTATGGTGACATTCACAACAAGGCAGAGAGTGCAAGGAGGATACACTTTCGGGAGCTTGACATGGTCAGACGGAAGTACCCACTCAGTGAGACTTCCTGTTGCTGTACGGACTGTGGTACAAGACTTCGTTGCGGATACCGCTTAA